Sequence from the Cucurbita pepo subsp. pepo cultivar mu-cu-16 chromosome LG02, ASM280686v2, whole genome shotgun sequence genome:
TCTATGCTTAGTACCAATGGCATTACTGATGAGGAAGACAAAGGAGACATACAAGATGGGAAGGCTGTTGATGCCACTGAGTCAAAAGGGCAGCTTGTACAagcagaagagagagagaaaggaagtGTTGGGTTCTCAGTTTACTGGAAATATATCACTTCTGCTTATGGTGGAGCTCTTGTGCCTCTTATATTGCTTGGTCAGATTCTCTTTCAGATTCTTCAAATTGGAAGTAATTATTGGATGGCATGGGCTACTCCTGTTTCGAAGGATACGGAGCCTCCTGTTTCCACCTCTCGATTGATCATCGTCTACGTTGCGTTGGCCTTTGGAAGCTCTTTGTGTATCCTCATGAGATCGACCCTTCTCGTGACAGCTGGTTTTAAAGCAGCAACTGAACTCTTCGTTAAAATGAACACGAGCATCTTCCGAGCTCCCATGTCGTTCTTCGATTCTACTCCCAGTGGAAGAATTCTCAATAGGGTGAGTGAATTTGTATTCatgattgtgagattccacatcgctctctccctagtagacgtgttttaaaaaccttgagaggaagcccgaaaggaaaagctcaaagaggacgatatctgctagcggtgggcttcggCCGTTACAATGATGCTCTTCAATTAGTCACTTGAAACTCGtaatcattatttataaatactgTTCCTTATTTTCAGGCCTCCACAGACCAAAGTGCCATCGATATGGATATACCTTTCCGAGTTGGGGCCTTCTGCTTCAATGCGATTCAGCTCGTGGGAATTATTGCTGTAATGTCTCAAGTTGCATGGCAAGTTTTCATTATCTTTATCCCTGTGATGGCTCTGTGCATCTGGTATGAGGTATACCTTCCCACCTTGTCTTGATAACAAAGTTGCATAATGTTTTAACTATGCAGCAGCTACATTacattgacatttttttatgcaGCAATATTACATTTCAGCAGCACGAGAGCTGGCACGGTTGATCGGAGTATGCAAAGCTCCAGTTATACAACTTTTCTCCGAAACCATTTCTGGATCAACAACTATTAGGAGCTTTGAACAAGAGTCCAGATTCCAGGACACCAATATGAAACTGACCGATGCATATTCTCGTCCCAAGTTCCATAACGCTGCAGCGATGGAATGGCTCTGCTTCCGTCTCGATATGTTGTCGTCCATTACATTTGCCTCCTCCTTGATTTTCTTAATATCTATCCCTGTGGGACTCATTGATCCAGGTACGTTCTTCACTTTGGTTGATCTTCAAAAAAAACATTCCCTCTCCAATAGCCTAATCCTTTTTGCTCTGTACACTGAAGGCATTGCTGGCTTGTCAGTAACATATGGACTGAACCTAAATATGTTGCAAGCTTGGCTAGTATGGAACCTTTGTAGTATGGAGAACAAAATCATTTCGGTTGAGAGAATATTTCAATATACTTCAATTCCTAGTGAGCCACCTCTAGTCATTGAGGAAAACCGACCAGATTGTAGCTGGCCAGCATTTGGAGAAGTTGAACTTCGTGATCTGCAGGTACTTTCAAATGACGCCTGTGATTTTTCTTCGACTTTTGCTGATTGTTCGATGTCGTGTAGGTTCGTTACGCACCGCAACTGCCTCTTGTGTTGCGCGGTATTACATGTACTTTCCCAGGAGGGAAGAAAACTGGCATTGTTGGGAGAACAGGAAGTGGCAAATCAACTCTAATACAGACACTTTTCCGAATAGTTGATCCTGTAGCAGGTCATATTGTGATTGATAACATCGACATAACGACGATCGGACTTCATGATTTGCGGTCGAAACTCAGTATCATCCCGCAGGATCCAACCATGTTTGAAGGCACCGTGCGGAGCAACCTCGATCCACTTGAAGAATATGCAGACGAAGACATTTGGGAGGTATCTTTGTTTCCTCTTCTAATCATTTCTTTACATGGaatctcttttgttttgtgttttcttttccccctCATGAATGCAGTCGTTTCATTGATGCATCAGGCATTGGATAAATGCCAACTTGGAGATGAAGtgagaaaaaaggaaggaaagtTGGATTCTGCAGGTATATTTATGGATAATCTGGTGAAAGTTTCAATGAATTGATGAAGTTATTGAAACTCATTCACTTTGTGCATACAATGCAGTTACTGAGAATGGAGAGAACTGGAGCATGGGTCAGAGGCAGCTCGTGTGCCTCGGTCGGGTGCTGCTTAAGAAGAGTAAGGTGCTGGTCCTTGACGAAGCAACTGCATCAGTCGATACAGCTACAGATAACTTGATTCAACAGACTCTCCGACAACATTTTTCCGACTGTACAGTCATTACGATTGCACATCGGATAACTTCTGTCCTTCATAGTGACATGGTTTTGCTTCTAAGTCACGGTTCGTATCGATATTGATATAGTCCATCGAACTATTTAACTTGTCGATCCACAACTTGATTTCTCTTACTCGTCATGCAGGACTCATTGAAGAGTATGACACCCCTACAAGATTGCTAGAAGATAAGTCATCCTCATTTTCTCAGTTAGTTGCAGAGTACACACATAGGTCGGGTTCTCGATAAAAGGCATAGCaaatgatttaatatataccgtACCGAAGACCTCCAACCGATAACTAGGCGATGATGGCGAAAATGTGTACTATTCTGAAGATCTTGGTTTGGAGTCTTTGAATAGGTGAAAGAATAATCTGTTGACATATACTACCGTTTACTAGATTTACCTCATAAGAAATTTTGGAACCTTGTAAGAGATGTCTTTTTAATTAGCACTGTGTGCGTAAATTTACTGAGACTTGTAAACGCTTGAGTTTGCAGataataaagtaaatttttcATCATTGGAAgtaatttttgaaagaataatGCATGAATCATCAATATGGGTAAATCTAAATGTTAAACTTGGCCGATGATAAacttaaattcaaaaattttaacaaCAAAATTGTAGTTacttaattgaaattattaattcaacaaataattattcaaaattactcAAGTTTTTCTCAATAAGAACTCGCTTTGACACTATCATCAAAAGTCATTGCTATGCTAGGCTCGTGCCCACGACGCTAATATCAATCGACGGTGCAAAAAGAAAGGCAtaaaagactccaaaaaaTACAGAACTATAAGGGAATTGACCATCTCTTACATAGAAATAAGATTCTTACAAATATGGATATGTAGACTCCCAATCGAACATAGCCTGTGATCGAGATCGATCAAACGCCCACAGGCCGATGCCCCCACCCTAATAGAGATTGGGAAAGAACAAGAGATATAAATAGAAactgcatgaaccaagaacaagagaaataAATAGAGGATCACCAAGAACTTTCAAGTAAATTATTGACCTGAGCTGAACTGAACGTTCATAAAGTGAACTTCAAAGCTTGATAAAAGTTGTAAAtgtctcttttttctttatggaaTTTGATTATCACATATCAGATGCATTTtcaaaaagaatagaagataAATTTAGCCAATTTTCTTTAACAGTTTCTAACATACTTTGAACCATGAAAGCAGAGATAAATTATCTCATGAGGCAAAACTAATGGGTTAAAACCTTGATTGATCCTCTTCTCCTTGTGGCAAAATGTTTAGTGTGGTTTTGGAGTATAGCCATCAACAGCAAAGTTTCTGGTAGCTGAAGGAATGGCTAAACGAATTCCATCAAGTTCAGGTTTTGCAATTACTTGACATCCCAGACGAGACCTGCAGAATCCCAACAAAAAGTTAATATCTACAAAAATAGGTTCATATATCATTTGATCTTCGGAAGCATAGTCAATCCTTTTTCAAAGTTTCGAACATTTCGATTTGATTCTCTACGTTCCGAACTTTTTGCAATTTCGACCCAATAACACTATTGctatattttgtcttttagAACAAGATACAACTTTTCACTcaaattatgaaaagaaactAATGCTCGAAGGTACAAACTCCAACAGGGGAgtgaacaaaagaaataaacaaaacataaccaaaccaaaccaaaccaaactaCGAGTCAAAACAAGCTGAAAGCCAAACTATAAATCAAAGACCAAAATAAGAACTATGAAGGATACAAAAAAGTACTCCAAAGACCAAAATAAGAACTATGAAGGATACAAAAAAGTACTCCAGTgagattgtgatgtcccacattggttggggaggagaacaaaccaccatttataagggtgtggaaaccttcccctagcagacgcgttttaaagccttgaggggagcccgaaagggaaagcctaaagaagacaatatatgctagtggtggatctgagtcgttacaaagaTGGATGTTATTTCTGAGTTTGCAGCTTTTTGTTATCTAATTTCAACAGCGTTATTGAATAATTCGATTGAAATTTGTTAAGACATCAGGGGTGGAATTAAAACTTTTggtgaaattaaataaatggtGTATACTCCAAAGATCAACGGATACATAGAAACAAATCACAAATTTATGCACAAGGAACCTACGTTTCTGTAAGCCCGAACGCCAGATCCAACATGTCATTCTCCTCATCCACTGGTTCTTCTAGCTTATTGTAGTAGCCCATATCCTGTGATATGATTTAACCAGGTTTTACACAAAATTCCAgtctagaaaaaaaagagagagagagagagagaaagcaacGTACCATCACAATAAGATGACAAGTTGAACAAGCTAATGAACCTTCACATGCTCCTGGGATAAGAGTGAAACAGTGCtagtgaagaagaaactcaAGAGCCAGGATGCAATAATCTATCTAAGCTATGTAAAAGAAATGCTGAAATCATGAGAAAATGGAGGGCAATGTTTCAGCTTTCAAACTCCTTACCTTCAAGTTCTATATCATTTAGATGAGCAGCTTCTAACATAGACATTCCAATGGGAACACTAATTTGCTGTTCCTCTCCATCTTTAAGGACAAATGTGACAGATATCCTGCAAATCACAGTTTCTGGTAGAGAAGAATCAACATTCAAATGCAGACCACAAAGGAAAAGCTTTTGAATAATGTTTTTACTTGGGATGTCAGCACACTATTATTGAAGGCCAAAGAATAGATTTTTTCAAGAAACTGAAAGATTTAAGAAGTGGAAGAGAATTGTCTACAAGTTCGACACTGAGAAGGATTACAATAAGGTTCACTAAGATTTTCTTAAGAGTATTCTCATGGCTGTAGATTTTGGaccgaaaagaaaatcaattgtATAATATTGGGGGNACCCCAATTGTAtactatatatacataaaatcTTACAAGGTTTTACACGAGTATCCATATTGGTCCTCCAAAAAGTACGAAGAAGTGGCATTAAtgtaaaaactaaaaagatgcTTCTGAAGAGCCACAAATATGTTTGGTAAATCTAAACTACTTCCAAGAGACTCTATTATCAACCCTATATCAGCGATGAGGGATGTCTCAACTGGGTTATTATCTACTATCTAAGAGAAAGGCACAAAAACTAGAACAGAATCAATGATTCAAAGCCACATGGGTCATACCCATATCATGCACAGTGCACCCTAcacattattttaatcaatgaTAGTGATTCATGCATCAAAATCTTCTCATATATATGTAGAGTTAAAAGCTAAAAGAACTTACGTTTCTGGCTCACTCTCTTCAATACAGCTATTCTGAGGACCTGAGGTTGAATACAGACGCTGCCCCTGCCATTTCAAACCTTGAAGCACCTGAACTTGTGCTTGTGgctggaaaagaaaagggaggtTCTACAATTACTACAATCTAGTGCACGCATATCTTATTCAATAGTTAAAGAATCCTTTATTGTTATTAGTTTTCTGTCGAGTTCAATTTAGCTCTCGAAGCTATAGGCTAGATACGGCCAATTTATACTTAACTATgactgaagaagaaaaaagtgttTAAAGACAAAAACATTTACCACAAATTTTGGAAGtaatatatactttatttaataataaatttcatagCATTCTTTCTCACAATTCTAAGAGTATTTAATCTGAAGTAGTTTCCAACATCCAATTAAGATGAAATGAttaatatttctttccttatAGCAACCCACTTGTTGATTAATGGTAAGTACAAAAGGCAAGGCCACCAGAACCCCAAATGTTAGCAAAAATAATTCCTGATTAACACTGactaaagaaaaagtaatttaCAAACTAAACTAGAGATAGAACCGGAGGAAGAAcccaaaagaatgaaaaagttCCAACAGGGCATTGattatcctttttctttgataatAAATTCCACTTAATCATAGATTGAAAGCACAGCTAATATTAAATTCTTACGCATATAACAAGCCATTAAAATAGTTTATCATATCCaattaaagggaaaaaaggaaaaaaaaattgagctCAACAACACGTGGGAGTGAAGATTCGAAGCTCTAACCTTTTGTTCAATAATACATGACTTATATAGTTGAGTGATTGCTAAAGTTGGcagttcaaaaaaaaaagaaaaattcccAAAAGTTCATGTTTACCCACGAACTAACGTAGCTAAAGATTTAACCCATATCAGTATCAGCTATTTATTGTGAACTTGAGCAACCACAATAATTTGAAGATTCAACTAAAAACCAGAAGGACAAACTTATATCAATCCTAGAATTTAACTAACCAGAGGTCGCCAGTATTTGAAAAAGGGCCCCCGAATGCAACTTGCTTTAGCCACCAGTAAAGACTGCCCTGTTAGAGGAAAAAAGGATCAAAAGAataattagaaacaaaaaaaaaatgctgcACCGCTGTAACATCATTGAATGAAGAAGCATGCCAAAAGAATTGTACAAAGGAACAAAAGATCATATTTATCTCTGAAACACCAAATCAAAGCATCGACAATTGTACTTGAAGATGAGACAAGAAAATATGAACTTTCTCCAAAAAAATCTGAAGTTCTTAGTGACTTAAACTTCTGTAATTTCTTAAGGGAACAAGTCCTAAACGAACATGACGAAATtgtaaacaaaacaaagaacctAAACAATTAGATCTCAAcaatcttcttccttttggAACAAAGAATCAAACCCTAGAAATGttgaaaagcaaagaaaactCCACCATTCAGGTTCTTAAGATTCCTATAGTTAAATTGTGATTTGTGAAAGGGAttgttaaaagaagaaaagtgaTGAGAAGGGGACTTTAACAACTTCTGAAAAGACGTTTTGTAACTCTTTGGTTAGTGAAATTGTATTGATCCTAGGAACGCATAACACTTATTTACATAAATCAATCTTCTTCCAGAGAAGGCTACCAAACAAAAGTACTGAATACTCTCGGTTCTATGGAACAGGAATTTGCAAAAGGAAAACCTATAAGGACACATAAACTCGGAGAAGGACCAATCGAAATGGTAAAAAGACCCTCATACTAACAATCTAGAGAACCACCAATACATGTCTTCCAAATTGATGTGCACTAACAAAACCATCAATATAAAAGTACTCCAAAATGAGGGAGGACAGCATACCTACGAAGAGCTCTTTCATCATCCGAACTCCATTccttgaaagtttaaaaagcGACATGATAATTCCTGCTATTACAACACCACCTGCAAGAACATGCCAAATACATAATAAGGGATAGAAGTTACATCACAGAACAACCTTCTCAAATCTAACAGATAGCAtcgaaaataaattgaacagCTAAACAGAGCTCCAACCAAATTACCacattcttcaaattttaccaAATTACTCAAAGATACCAAATGTCTCAAACATCAATGAACCTAACCCCAGTCCTAAAGCAATCAAGAAcatcaaataattgaaaatttgacgCAATATAAAATGTGGAGCAAGCAAATATTTCCGGCCATCAACCTACAATGTGGGGTATCCCCAAACGATGGAGTTTCACTCTACAACACGCACATTCTTCAATCAAATGACGcaataaagagaaaatgaaCCTACAGAATACGAGAAGCCGACAAAACAAACTTGGGTTTTATTTGGTGTCTGCAAACTATCAGAGACTGATAATGGCTTTCAATCGATTGAGAGGAGTGCTTTAGGGAGAAGACCTCAGTTTCGGGAAGGAGACGGAGGTGCGCTTCCCTCTGCGAGGTAGAGATTCAGAATTTTCCGTTCAAAATACGTCGGATTTTGGTAGGATCGAAACTAAGATCGAGCTGATTCCACAAATTAAGCCATGGTTGAATCGAAGAACAacgaagaaagagagaagaaaaaaacaatcgGTAGTTGGCGTGACGGCGTGAGGTTGCAGCTGAGGGAGAGTGGATGGACGCAGGGTTtaagtttttccttttattttagttttttttttttttttttttttttttttttttttttttttttttNCaacaaaaatatgagaaaacaaaggagagagagatacttttatcataaattaaaaaaaaatcataataattatattaatttaaaattttaattcataattaacgGTTCAGATATTGTCGTTTTTGGGCTTTCggtttcgggcttcccctcaagcgtttaaaatgcatctgtgcaagggaaagattttcacactcttataaatgtgttttgttctcctccccaaccaacctgtgacatcacaatccaccctctttgaagcccagcgtcttcactgccactttttccttcttccaatcgatgtgggaccgccaccaaatctactccccttcggggcccagcatccttactggcacatcatcTAGTGTATGgcttttataccatttgtaacggcccatatccaccgctagcaaatattgccctctttggacagacgtgttttaaagccttgaggggaagtccaaaaagaacaatatctgctagcggtggatctggaccgttacaaaATGGTAGTCATAGATTAAAGCCGagaggagaggaagaaaatgaatggaAAGGTGAAGGAGTAAAGATAAAATgagttgtatttttttaaatttcgaaAGTTTACGAGTATTTTTCTCTTGATACACTAATTGTGATCTGGTTGTATCTTAAATAACCATACAAAAGAAAGTTATGCGACTTTCCAGCGAGTCTGTCTAATATTTGATGATCGAACAATGGCAAGGAAAAATGGTCCTTACGTCTTGCTTTAGTCTTTTGTAGTCCATGCACACCCTCCAACTCGTAATTCTCATTTGATATCACAATTATCCCTCGTTTCTTAGGAACACATTGAAAATTGGGTAGATTATTCCAGCATCCGGTTACTAATCAAGTTTGGTTCGTGGAGCTTTTTAGGGTCTATTCAGATGACAAAGTACTAAAATATGGACTCCCGGGCCAAATAGATCAATAGAGAATTTGATAAGCCAATAATATACTTCCCACTCTTCTGTCTGTCATCTGTCAACAGGTATCGGTCACATCTGATCAATCAATCAATACACACGATATCTGTATGTAAATAAATCGAGATCTTTTTCATTGTGAGTAGTAAGTATTGTTTATCAGAAAAGAACTGAAAGACTATATATGGGCTAGCTCGACTCCACCTCTACTAGGGCCTAAGCCCTTGGGGTGGAGGTGAGAGTTAATACAGTTTCACACTATTCATCTTTCAGAATAAGGTCACTAATCAATTACGAGAAATTGGCTCTAATTTTGCAGTTTTTTCGTTTGCAGTACCCCAACGTGACACGAGCGTGCAAGGGGTTCTCAAGAATCCATTGGCCTTTTGACCTATCACAAAGGGTCTCGAAAGATATGGAATACCTCCCTCCTAGCTGTACATACGAATTTCATCGAGTACGGATTTTCACGTAATTTCAACTACTAACAAATTTAATTGACATACCAAAATACAAACAGTGAAAAAATttgcaaaacaaaaaaatataaaatgccAAACCAGAAATGCACAACAAAATCATCTGTTCATTGAAGCCACCTTCTTCAGGGCATCTAACTTATTCTCAATTTATCTGGCTTGCCCCCATTGACATGTTTGTGAAGAAACCCAACCTCCTTCATATGCCTCTAAGGCTACTTCCACCTCCAAGTTCAGCCATGGGTTCTGCTTAGAATCGATTCTACTTCTACCCATCTCTACCTaatctttctcttctcctttcgCTGCCCTGTTCCGGCAAAAGAAGAAAGGTGGGGCTAAATCCCCCTTTTGGGTTAAATTTGAATTGATCAATGTCTTCCACAGGGCATCTATAAGGTCGCTTGTCGCAATTGTTTCGATCCCATTTGCATGCTGCATTGAATTTTGAGTTCTGGGTCATTGAAAGTTTAGTTCATGGCGCTCCAGTCTTCGATTTTGGGTCCGCCCGCTTTCTCTATCGGCACAAAACCCTTTTCTCTTCTGCATTGCTATCGATATAAGGCTGTACCAGTAAGGATTTTTCGGAGTAATAATCGGTACCCTAGTCTTTATTCGTCGAATTGCGTTCAATTTCGTAGTTCTGGAAGCATTTTGTGTACAGTTTATGAAGAAACTGATGCGTTTGCAAATGGAGCTCGTTTGGGATGTGGGGTTAGTGCGAACTCGAACTGTTCAAGTGTTCCTGAGCCGAATCGAGATTTTGTTAGAGAAATTGCTAAGCGTGGGGTTGTTTTCACTGCAATTGTGTATGGTGTGCTCGTTGTTGGCTGTAAAAATGTTTTGGCAACTGAGGGTGTGGTTAGTTTTGGCAGGGATGTTGTTGGGCAGGGGATATTGTCGTTTAGAAATGCGTGGCCAAAAGCGTTGTTGGTCCTTAAGATTTTCAAGGAGCAGGGTTTGATTTTGGCTTTGCTTTTAGGACTCTCTGCGTTTTTCTCTATGGCTGAGACTTCAATAACCACACTATGGCCTTGGAAGGTAACCTATTTATTGCACTTCATTTATTATCGTTCTTTGAGACTGAGCCATTTGATTTATAAATCcaattgtttcttttgtcAATCAATTGCATACACCTGCTGCATGTTTCTTAATAGCACTAAACAACCTTAACTATGTACATATATCTGCTTCTGGGCCCCTTTAAATGCCGTTTTCAACTTGGCTTTAATATCAATGTTGGGGATCTACTTAGAAAGCACTCCTTCAACCAAACTTACAAATTAGTTTGAATTATAATGTCTTGATAGTACATATCAACTTCCTGTTCTCGAAGGTTGTCTGCGAATTGAGTTTAAGCAGCATTTGATTGCCTTCACGCTTCCTTTACTTCGATTAGCAAATAGAGGTTTGGAAAGGAGGCTTGTTAAGACGGGTTTAGGATTGGGAGGGCCAAGTTTCACCTTATCGCTGCATTCTGTAGATGATTGGTTTCCTTTTGATTTAGGATGGAAagtctttccttttttttttccggaAGTTCAACCATTGTGGGAGGAGGATCAAACTACTGACTGTTGAAATGGTAGTTGGTGTCTTATCCACTAAACTATGCTCGGATTGGTTGGGATGGGATATCTTTGACAAACATTTACGAGGGATGGACGGTTGATTCTTAAAgaagattgaaattttgaaataagtATTTCATTACCTTTCCTTGCATTAATCAATGTATCTTGTTAAAAAATCATTGCGAATTTCAGGAAGAAAGACATTAATGAGCTGTTTGCCAAATTGTGATACAAGTTAATAGTGAAAACGAATCACAAAGCTACTTGTTTATGCAATGCACATATGCTCAGAATTTCTGGACAACAATTCTCAATATATTTGGATGGCATATCACATCTCCTAGGAAGGTAAAGGAATTTTTGGATATGGTCTTAACGTACCACCCTTTCAAGAATGCAGAAGCCCTATTATGGAAAAACCTCATCATGGTTTCTTTTGGAATATttggaaacaaagaaattagagAATATTTGCAGAAAAGACGCAGAGCTACACAAAACTTTTcgacaatgttgtttaccaagctatatcttggtgtaaactgtctaatatttttacttcctatagttataccTTCCTCATTgcaaattgggaaggtcttttgtaaacacCATGGATTATAcatcccttttgtaaatttcaatcatcaatgaaattgtcttcttataaaaaaaaaaaaattctcctaTTACGAAGGTGCGAAGCACATTAgtgaatataaaattcaacaGTTGTGTGGATGACTTGTGCAGTGCATACCTTATATCTTGCTTCAAAGAGTATTATCTTACCTTGAAGCATATTGTGCCACCAAAAATGTTGATATAATCTAGAAATATATGAGAAGTGTAGTTCGACCTTTGATATTGTTAGAGATTTGATGGGGGACTTtaagaaaatcattttatgaatattGTAACATTTAATCAGTTCATGACATTGAAATTTCATtctatggtaaaaaaaatgttttaccTTAGAAAATCATCATACTCCAAAGGTTTCAACTTATTGGAGTCGCTTGCAAGCTAGATTCATTAGTGACAAATAGACGTGCTGTGCTATAAAGAAGATGCAAAGAAAACAAGGCATGTCAAGTAATAGGTGCTTAAATGATGTCTAGAGGACGACATTGATTATATTCTTTATGTTGCTTTGAGCTTGTGATTACAAGCTAAGCTTGTCTTCGTTCATGCATGCCATGTATGATTACCATGattattgcatttttttgGGGAGTATAGATGTAAATGAAACTTATCGATTTTGTGTTCTAGCTACCAAGTGAAGTGTTATTTGATTATTGCAATTGTTTCCCTTTTTTCACAAATACCAATTGGCAAGCCTTGTACAATCTTCCTAGTTTTTGTATTTGGAGGGATGCCttattttcttggttttgtACATTATTCTGCTAATGAATGCTTTTTATGTCCATATAAAAGCAGTTCTTTCTTCTGCCTCAGTGTATTTGTTAACCTTTCTCTTTGTCTCTGGATCATGTACATGGCTTATCACTTTaacaaattaagaatataaatgggtatttttattttctttttgtaattatactcattttaaaaaattgataagtTAATGGTTCTCTTTTGCTCCTCCTTTTTTCTCtatctatctctctctcattttatttcagtttttaaattttaattccataTAGGTACGTGAATTGGCTGAAAAGGAACCTGAAGATGGTGTCTTCAAAATGCTTCGTACTGACGTTACAAGATTTCTCACGACCATACTTATTGGCACAACGTAATACTCTTTTATTATGTCCCAACcaattttatagtttttatcAACTTGTTTTTTCTCATCTTAGATTCTGCTGATGTACTTAGTGTGGTAAATATTGGGGCAACTGCGTTGGTCACAGAGGCAGCAACTGCAATATTTGGGGAAGCCGGTGTTAGTGCAGCAACTGGAGTGATGACTGTATGTACAAATGCCCTATCTTGAACAATTCAGAAGTATAAATTCTGGAATTGATTTACTGATAAACATACCCACTCATCTACCTACCTAT
This genomic interval carries:
- the LOC111789108 gene encoding uncharacterized protein LOC111789108; translated protein: MSLFKLSRNGVRMMKELFVGQSLLVAKASCIRGPFFKYWRPLPQAQVQVLQGLKWQGQRLYSTSGPQNSCIEESEPETISVTFVLKDGEEQQISVPIGMSMLEAAHLNDIELEGACEGSLACSTCHLIVMDMGYYNKLEEPVDEENDMLDLAFGLTETSRLGCQVIAKPELDGIRLAIPSATRNFAVDGYTPKPH